A region of Marnyiella aurantia DNA encodes the following proteins:
- a CDS encoding DUF2147 domain-containing protein, translating into MFSKIYAFIFLFSFSLFYTQTRGDRVLGTWLATDHSVAVGIFKSGSEYKAKILWFDPDLGSGTPLHTRLDHRNPKPELRKRKIIGMEILEGLVYNAKNQIWEKGKIYDASSGKFWDSTAHLTADGLLKVRGFWKFSWMGKSLTFKRTNLTNFTKL; encoded by the coding sequence ATGTTTTCAAAAATATACGCTTTTATCTTCCTGTTCTCATTTTCGCTTTTCTATACACAGACCCGTGGCGATCGCGTTCTGGGCACCTGGCTGGCAACAGATCATTCGGTCGCTGTTGGTATTTTTAAATCCGGTAGCGAGTATAAAGCTAAAATTTTATGGTTCGATCCTGATTTGGGAAGCGGCACTCCGCTGCATACCCGTTTGGATCACCGAAATCCAAAACCGGAACTTCGCAAAAGAAAAATCATAGGTATGGAAATCCTGGAGGGCCTTGTATACAATGCAAAGAATCAAATATGGGAGAAAGGAAAGATCTATGATGCCAGTTCCGGAAAGTTTTGGGATTCCACCGCCCACCTCACCGCAGATGGTCTGCTTAAGGTGCGTGGATTCTGGAAGTTTTCCTGGATGGGCAAAAGTCTTACCTTCAAAAGAACAAATCTTACTAACTTTACGAAACTATAA
- a CDS encoding VOC family protein — translation METNYIIPDGARIGHVHLKVADLQRALAFYSGLLGFEITTMYGEQAAFISAGGYHHHIGLNTWHSKDMPHAPREGVGLYHTAIVYPERKDLAKIFKRLRTSGYPLTGASDHGVSEALYLDDPDGNGVELYWDRAPELWPQKADGSLEMYTRPLDLQDLLSELEI, via the coding sequence ATGGAAACCAATTACATTATTCCGGACGGCGCCAGAATTGGACATGTGCACCTGAAGGTAGCCGATTTGCAGCGCGCCCTGGCATTCTACAGTGGATTGCTGGGCTTTGAAATTACAACAATGTACGGCGAGCAGGCCGCATTTATATCGGCAGGTGGCTATCACCATCATATCGGTTTAAATACGTGGCACAGCAAAGACATGCCACATGCTCCGCGCGAGGGTGTCGGACTTTATCATACTGCGATTGTCTATCCCGAGCGAAAGGATTTGGCAAAGATATTCAAAAGGTTAAGGACTTCAGGTTATCCGCTCACTGGCGCCAGCGACCATGGTGTTTCTGAGGCGCTGTATCTGGATGACCCCGACGGCAATGGTGTAGAGCTCTACTGGGACCGTGCTCCTGAGTTATGGCCACAAAAAGCCGACGGCTCACTGGAAATGTACACCCGGCCGCTTGACCTGCAGGATTTGCTGTCTGAGTTGGAAATATAA
- the ychF gene encoding redox-regulated ATPase YchF: protein MKCGIVGLPNVGKSTLFNCLSNAKAQSANYPFCTIEPNLGTVSVPDERLFELEKLVNPERVLPAVVEIVDIAGLVKGASKGEGLGNQFLANIRECEAIIHVLRCFENGNIIHVEGSVDPMRDKEIIDIELQLKDLETVAKAVDKARKFIKSGKKEDVLNYETLQNLQKFLEDGRNAREFETNDHTKAIIDDVQLLTNKPVLYVCNVDENSIKNGNEWIAKIEEMAKRENAEVVVLAAQIEADINELETFDERKMFLDEMGLDEPGVNKLIRKAYDLLQLQTYFTAGVKEVRAWTIGKGWTAPQAAGVIHTDFEKGFIRAEVINYNDYVTYGSEAKVKEAGKMGVEGKEYIVQDGDIMHFRFNV from the coding sequence ATGAAATGTGGTATCGTAGGACTTCCGAATGTAGGTAAGTCAACTCTTTTTAACTGCTTAAGCAACGCCAAAGCACAGTCTGCCAATTATCCATTCTGCACCATAGAACCCAACCTGGGAACTGTTTCTGTGCCGGACGAAAGGCTTTTTGAGTTGGAAAAATTAGTGAATCCCGAGCGTGTGCTGCCTGCAGTAGTGGAGATCGTGGATATCGCCGGTTTGGTAAAAGGTGCGAGTAAGGGAGAAGGTCTTGGAAACCAGTTTCTGGCCAACATCCGCGAATGTGAAGCCATTATCCATGTTTTAAGATGCTTTGAAAACGGAAACATCATCCACGTAGAAGGTTCTGTGGATCCGATGCGCGATAAAGAGATCATTGATATCGAACTTCAGCTGAAGGACCTGGAAACGGTTGCTAAGGCGGTGGATAAAGCCAGGAAATTCATTAAATCCGGTAAAAAGGAGGACGTCCTGAACTATGAAACACTGCAAAACCTGCAGAAATTCCTCGAAGACGGACGCAACGCCCGGGAATTTGAAACCAATGACCATACAAAAGCCATTATTGATGACGTACAGCTGCTTACCAACAAGCCTGTACTCTACGTTTGTAATGTAGACGAAAATTCAATTAAGAACGGTAACGAATGGATTGCGAAGATTGAGGAGATGGCTAAGCGTGAAAATGCTGAGGTTGTTGTTCTTGCCGCTCAGATTGAAGCCGATATCAACGAACTGGAAACATTTGACGAAAGGAAAATGTTCCTGGACGAGATGGGTCTGGACGAACCGGGTGTAAATAAACTGATCCGTAAAGCCTATGACCTTCTTCAGCTGCAGACCTATTTTACGGCAGGAGTGAAGGAAGTCCGTGCCTGGACCATCGGCAAAGGGTGGACAGCACCGCAGGCCGCCGGCGTAATCCATACGGATTTCGAAAAAGGATTTATCCGCGCCGAGGTTATCAATTATAACGACTATGTAACCTATGGTTCCGAAGCCAAGGTAAAGGAAGCCGGTAAAATGGGCGTTGAAGGCAAAGAATACATCGTTCAGGACGGCGATATCATGCACTTCCGTTTTAACGTGTAA
- a CDS encoding RNA recognition motif domain-containing protein has product MNIFISNLNYSVVESELQALFENYGDVDSAKVISDRETGRSRGFGFVEMPNNEEALKAIEELNQKEFKQKVLNVSEARPKEDRPRGFGGGGNGGGGYNRGGGNSGGGYNRGGDNDRRREW; this is encoded by the coding sequence ATGAACATTTTTATTTCAAATCTTAACTATTCAGTAGTTGAGTCCGAGTTGCAGGCGTTATTCGAAAATTATGGTGACGTAGATTCTGCAAAAGTGATTTCAGACAGAGAAACCGGTAGAAGCAGAGGCTTTGGTTTCGTAGAAATGCCAAACAATGAGGAGGCATTAAAAGCAATCGAGGAACTTAACCAAAAGGAATTCAAGCAAAAAGTACTTAACGTATCCGAAGCTCGTCCGAAAGAGGACAGACCAAGAGGTTTTGGCGGCGGCGGTAACGGCGGTGGCGGTTATAACAGAGGCGGTGGCAACAGCGGCGGCGGTTATAACAGAGGTGGCGACAACGACAGAAGAAGAGAGTGGTAG
- a CDS encoding ribonuclease Z produces the protein MSTFLTILGYNSAIPTVNSSPTAQFLEMEERHFLIDCGEGTQVQLRKAKARFSKINHIFISHLHGDHFFGLPGLISSFRLLGRETPIHIYGPKGIKEMLETIFRISQTHRGFEIIYHELESKVSVKIYEDNRLEVFTIPLDHRIYCNGYLFREKPKDRHLNMAEIAKYPEIEICDYHNLKLGKDFTLSDGYILKNEKLTLEPSKSVSYAFCSDTRYLESIVPVIDGVDVLYHESTFLHDLKEMADYTGHTTALEAARIARKANVGKLILGHFSNRYGDLKVFTDEARTVFSESYLPKALEPIKIG, from the coding sequence TTGAGTACCTTTCTGACCATTTTGGGATACAATTCTGCAATCCCGACTGTAAATTCTTCACCAACTGCGCAGTTCCTGGAGATGGAGGAACGCCATTTCCTCATAGACTGTGGTGAGGGTACGCAGGTGCAGCTGCGCAAAGCTAAGGCGCGCTTTTCCAAAATCAACCATATATTTATTTCGCACCTCCATGGTGACCATTTCTTCGGATTGCCGGGACTGATATCTTCATTCCGGCTGCTCGGCCGGGAAACGCCTATCCACATTTATGGACCTAAAGGCATAAAGGAGATGCTGGAAACCATCTTCCGCATCTCGCAAACGCACAGAGGTTTTGAAATCATATACCACGAGTTGGAAAGTAAGGTTTCGGTTAAGATCTATGAGGACAACCGGCTGGAGGTTTTTACAATCCCACTGGATCATAGAATTTACTGTAACGGCTACCTTTTCCGCGAAAAGCCAAAGGACCGACATCTGAATATGGCGGAAATCGCCAAGTATCCTGAAATTGAGATTTGCGATTACCATAATCTGAAACTGGGTAAAGATTTTACGCTGAGCGACGGTTATATACTGAAGAATGAAAAACTGACCCTGGAACCCAGTAAATCCGTGAGCTATGCCTTCTGCAGCGATACGCGCTATCTGGAAAGCATAGTGCCTGTAATTGATGGGGTAGACGTGCTTTATCATGAGTCCACTTTCCTGCACGATTTGAAGGAGATGGCCGACTATACGGGGCATACTACTGCGCTGGAAGCCGCCAGGATTGCGCGGAAGGCTAACGTCGGTAAACTGATCCTGGGACATTTCTCCAACCGATATGGAGACCTGAAGGTATTTACGGATGAAGCACGAACCGTCTTTTCCGAATCTTACCTGCCAAAAGCACTGGAACCTATAAAAATTGGCTAA
- the rdgB gene encoding RdgB/HAM1 family non-canonical purine NTP pyrophosphatase: protein MELLVATHNQHKKEEIQQILQGLFEVKSLTDYDLHDEIVEDGQTFHENALIKAKYCFDKTGIPSLGDDSGLVVDALDGRPGIYSARYASNHDFPKNIAKVLEEMDGNTNRSAYFVTVLCYYTSEGAQYYEGRAYGNLLTENKGRQGFGYDPIFVPEGYGMTFAEMEPEHKNRISHRKQALDAFLADMEK from the coding sequence ATGGAATTACTCGTTGCCACGCATAATCAGCATAAAAAAGAAGAAATACAGCAGATCCTGCAGGGTCTGTTCGAAGTAAAAAGCCTTACAGATTACGACCTTCATGATGAGATTGTGGAAGACGGCCAAACCTTTCATGAGAACGCGCTTATAAAAGCTAAATACTGTTTCGATAAAACAGGTATCCCAAGTTTGGGCGACGATTCCGGTCTGGTAGTAGACGCCCTGGACGGCAGACCTGGAATCTATTCAGCACGTTATGCCTCTAACCATGATTTCCCGAAGAATATAGCCAAAGTTCTGGAAGAAATGGATGGTAATACCAACCGAAGTGCCTATTTTGTGACCGTTTTGTGCTATTACACCTCGGAAGGTGCTCAGTATTACGAAGGCCGCGCTTACGGTAATCTCCTTACCGAAAACAAAGGCAGACAGGGCTTTGGCTACGATCCGATTTTTGTTCCCGAAGGTTACGGAATGACGTTTGCTGAAATGGAACCGGAACACAAAAACCGGATCAGCCACCGCAAGCAGGCTCTGGACGCTTTTTTGGCCGATATGGAGAAGTAA
- a CDS encoding CPBP family intramembrane glutamic endopeptidase → MPELTDKVEPHYTFGWRGAVVLIMGAMLPVILLNVGVFLAETVFGVHIQQNDLYLILSNAVLWMGAIWAFDYFECRAVTGRPLRFNLDPMNIRTYALIFPLMFGMMLIAEFLSGQLPVTGPFFGPMYEVFTELMEQMTQNTVTLVILAVIMAPVFEEVVFRGIIQKGLINKGMKPMTAIWISAVVFGIVHANPWQFIGAVLLGYVLGMVYHRTKSLLMPVLLHAFNNLLSVLLLTYSDTESFSEAFAVSEYLLLAVGILIVALFHYLFAKKYSQALN, encoded by the coding sequence ATGCCCGAATTAACCGATAAAGTTGAACCTCACTATACTTTTGGATGGCGGGGCGCTGTAGTACTTATTATGGGCGCAATGCTGCCGGTGATCCTCCTGAATGTAGGCGTTTTTCTTGCGGAAACTGTATTTGGCGTTCACATTCAGCAAAACGATCTTTACCTCATTCTTTCCAATGCAGTTCTTTGGATGGGTGCCATCTGGGCATTTGATTATTTTGAATGCCGCGCGGTCACAGGTCGGCCACTGAGGTTTAATCTGGATCCGATGAACATCAGAACTTATGCTCTAATCTTTCCTTTAATGTTCGGCATGATGCTTATCGCCGAATTCCTGAGCGGTCAGCTGCCCGTTACAGGTCCTTTTTTTGGACCCATGTATGAAGTCTTTACAGAGCTAATGGAACAGATGACGCAGAATACAGTCACTTTAGTGATACTTGCGGTAATCATGGCTCCTGTTTTTGAAGAGGTTGTATTTCGCGGAATCATACAGAAAGGTCTGATCAATAAAGGAATGAAGCCCATGACGGCAATTTGGATATCCGCTGTGGTCTTTGGGATTGTTCATGCCAACCCGTGGCAGTTTATAGGCGCCGTTCTGCTGGGTTATGTGCTCGGAATGGTGTACCACCGGACGAAATCACTGCTGATGCCTGTACTGCTGCATGCCTTTAATAATTTGCTTTCGGTGCTTCTGCTCACTTACAGTGATACTGAAAGTTTTTCGGAAGCTTTTGCGGTGTCAGAATATTTGTTACTGGCCGTGGGAATTTTAATAGTTGCACTGTTCCACTACCTGTTTGCCAAAAAGTACAGCCAGGCATTAAACTAA
- a CDS encoding peptide chain release factor 3: MSDLIKEIQKRKTFGIISHPDAGKTTLTEKLLLFGGAIQEAGAVKSNKIKKGATSDFMEIERQRGISVATSVLAFNYRDHKINILDTPGHKDFAEDTYRTLTAVDSVIVVIDVAKGVEEQTEKLVQVCRMRNIPMLVFINKLDREGKDAFDLLDEVEQKLGLTVVPLSLPIGMGSDFQGIYNIWENNIQLFVEEKKQRVGDTIKFDDISDPQIDEVIGAKAAATLREELELIQSVYPEFNREDYLNGDLQPVFFGSALNNFGVRELLDAFIDIAPMPQPKESETRIVKPEEKDFTGFVFKIHANMDPKHRDRLAFVKIVSGTFKRNENYLLVRENKKMKFSSPNAFFADKKEVVDESFPGDIVGLHDTGNFRIGDTLTSGEKISFKGVPSFSPEHFRYINNDDPLKAKQLAKGIDQLMDEGVAQLFTMGMNGRKIIGTVGALQYEVIQYRLEHEYGAKCTYEPLSIHKACWIEADEKSEEFKEFARLKQRFLARDKYDQPVFLADSSFTIHMTQEKFPNVKLHFVSEFRDH; this comes from the coding sequence ATGTCAGATTTAATCAAAGAAATACAAAAACGGAAAACCTTCGGTATCATTTCTCATCCGGATGCCGGTAAAACCACGCTGACCGAGAAACTTCTCCTTTTTGGTGGAGCAATACAGGAAGCGGGAGCCGTAAAATCAAATAAGATAAAAAAAGGTGCTACGTCCGACTTTATGGAGATTGAAAGACAGAGAGGAATCTCTGTGGCGACCTCGGTACTGGCATTTAACTACCGTGACCATAAAATCAATATCCTGGATACACCGGGGCATAAGGATTTTGCTGAAGATACCTACCGAACGCTTACAGCCGTAGACTCGGTAATTGTAGTGATCGATGTAGCCAAAGGAGTTGAGGAACAGACCGAAAAGCTGGTACAGGTTTGCCGCATGCGTAATATCCCGATGCTGGTCTTCATCAACAAACTGGACCGCGAAGGTAAGGATGCTTTTGATCTTCTGGATGAAGTTGAGCAGAAACTGGGTTTAACTGTTGTGCCGCTTTCGCTGCCGATTGGTATGGGGTCCGATTTCCAGGGGATTTATAATATCTGGGAAAACAATATCCAGCTCTTCGTTGAAGAAAAGAAACAGCGCGTAGGCGATACCATAAAATTCGATGATATTTCTGACCCTCAAATAGACGAAGTAATCGGTGCAAAAGCCGCTGCTACTTTACGCGAGGAACTGGAACTTATACAGTCCGTCTATCCGGAATTCAACCGCGAGGATTACCTGAACGGGGATTTACAGCCTGTTTTCTTCGGTTCGGCACTGAATAACTTCGGGGTACGTGAACTTCTGGACGCGTTTATCGATATTGCCCCCATGCCCCAGCCCAAGGAAAGTGAAACCCGCATCGTAAAACCTGAAGAAAAAGATTTCACAGGTTTCGTATTTAAGATCCACGCGAATATGGACCCCAAACACCGCGACCGTCTGGCCTTTGTGAAGATTGTTTCGGGTACTTTTAAACGAAATGAAAACTACTTGCTGGTAAGAGAAAACAAGAAGATGAAGTTTTCCTCGCCAAATGCCTTCTTCGCCGATAAAAAAGAAGTTGTGGACGAAAGTTTCCCGGGTGACATCGTAGGACTGCATGATACGGGCAATTTCCGGATCGGTGATACACTCACGAGCGGCGAAAAAATAAGTTTCAAAGGAGTGCCGAGCTTCTCGCCGGAGCACTTCCGTTATATAAATAATGACGATCCGCTAAAAGCCAAGCAACTGGCTAAAGGTATAGACCAGCTTATGGATGAAGGTGTGGCGCAGCTGTTCACTATGGGCATGAACGGACGGAAAATCATCGGAACCGTAGGTGCCCTGCAATATGAAGTAATCCAGTACAGGCTGGAGCACGAATATGGTGCGAAATGTACCTATGAACCGCTTTCCATTCACAAAGCCTGTTGGATAGAAGCTGATGAAAAATCGGAAGAGTTCAAAGAGTTCGCCAGACTGAAGCAGCGATTCCTGGCCCGTGACAAGTATGACCAACCGGTCTTCCTGGCCGACTCGTCATTTACCATCCACATGACTCAGGAAAAATTCCCGAATGTAAAACTGCATTTTGTAAGTGAGTTCAGGGATCATTAA
- a CDS encoding YceI family protein produces the protein MKKLALAFVMLSAVATAQTKKVLTSDINWWGYKVAKTESSSHYGDLKVKEGNVQMKNNAITGGTFVLDMNSINATDVTGTTQQKLNGHLKNGDFFETDKYPTAVFKISSVKKSGNAAFPHLVTGTLNAKGKTNEVSFPAKIAMNKGVLTFSSDKFSIDRQKWDIAYQSSMKDVVVKDDIDLQINFTAK, from the coding sequence ATGAAAAAACTGGCACTTGCATTCGTAATGCTTTCTGCAGTAGCTACTGCTCAGACCAAAAAAGTCCTGACCTCAGATATCAACTGGTGGGGCTATAAAGTGGCTAAAACCGAATCTTCGTCCCACTACGGCGACCTGAAAGTGAAAGAGGGAAATGTGCAGATGAAGAATAACGCCATTACCGGCGGAACTTTCGTGCTGGACATGAACTCCATCAACGCTACAGATGTTACCGGGACCACTCAGCAGAAACTTAACGGCCACCTGAAGAACGGCGATTTCTTTGAAACAGATAAATATCCTACAGCGGTATTTAAGATCAGCAGTGTGAAGAAATCCGGCAACGCCGCTTTTCCGCATCTCGTAACAGGTACACTGAACGCTAAAGGAAAAACCAATGAGGTATCGTTTCCGGCAAAGATCGCAATGAATAAGGGAGTGCTCACATTCTCTTCCGATAAATTCTCTATCGACAGACAGAAATGGGACATTGCTTACCAGTCTTCAATGAAGGATGTGGTGGTAAAAGATGATATTGACCTGCAGATTAATTTTACAGCGAAATAA
- a CDS encoding 3-ketoacyl-ACP reductase → MNLKGKNAVITGGGRGLGKAVATALANEGVNIGLTGRNEENLKTVAAELKALGVKATYAVFSVDDEAQVKEGIETLARELGGIDILVNNAGIGDFGKLNDMSTETWEQVIKTNLFGVYYAAKAVYPYMKEAGAGDIVNVASTAGLKGGPNMSAYAASKAAVISLSQSMMAEWRKENIRVITLTPSTIASDMSIQGGLTDGNPDKVLQPEDFAEWVRDILKMNRRAMIASGSIFSTNP, encoded by the coding sequence ATGAATTTAAAAGGTAAAAATGCTGTGATTACAGGTGGCGGACGAGGACTGGGTAAGGCAGTTGCCACAGCGCTGGCCAATGAAGGCGTTAATATAGGCCTGACCGGCCGTAATGAAGAAAACCTGAAAACAGTAGCCGCTGAGTTGAAGGCTCTGGGTGTAAAAGCAACCTACGCTGTGTTCAGCGTCGATGACGAAGCGCAGGTAAAAGAGGGTATCGAAACCCTGGCCCGCGAACTTGGTGGTATCGATATTTTGGTGAATAATGCCGGTATAGGCGATTTTGGGAAACTGAATGACATGTCCACTGAAACCTGGGAGCAGGTGATCAAAACCAATCTGTTCGGAGTGTATTACGCGGCAAAAGCCGTATATCCTTATATGAAAGAGGCTGGTGCGGGCGACATTGTAAACGTAGCTTCAACCGCCGGACTCAAAGGCGGCCCGAACATGTCGGCATATGCCGCATCCAAAGCCGCAGTGATATCGCTTTCCCAATCCATGATGGCGGAATGGCGCAAAGAAAACATCCGTGTCATCACCCTCACGCCAAGTACCATTGCCTCAGATATGTCCATCCAGGGCGGACTTACAGACGGTAATCCAGATAAAGTGCTGCAGCCGGAAGATTTCGCCGAGTGGGTACGCGATATCCTGAAAATGAACCGCCGCGCGATGATTGCCAGCGGCTCTATTTTCTCTACAAATCCGTAA
- a CDS encoding dipeptidyl-peptidase 3 family protein gives MNRTKITLLALAATLVLSCTAQQNAAAESAPQEQSTPKGQNSIDRFADIEVLRYDVPSWNDLTLKEKEYVYYLSQAGYAGRDIIWDQNYKNNLTIRRALEKVYQNYKGDKTTQDWQNFEIYLKRIWFANGIHHHYSNDKMKPAFSRVYLDQLLKETNTTLNTAVADVLFNDKDSKKVNLDLSKGLLEGSAVNFYGDGISADEADRFYSNMKSKDPQRPLSTGLNSKLVKENGKLTEKVWKSGGMYGAAIDQITGWLEKAKGAAENQKQANALDLLIKYYKSGDLKTWDDYNVAWVDATEGNIDYINGFIEVYSDPMGHKGSYESVVQIKDFDMSKKMEVLSKQAQWFEDNSPLMPQHKKKNVVGVSYKTVIVASESGDASPSTAIGVNLPNADWIRAEHGSKSVSLGNIIDAYDKAAGSGRLKEFVNDDEELRLAQKYGELSSKLHTALHEVVGHASGQLNPGVGTPKETLKSYASTLEEGRADLVGLYFLYNPKLQELGLTDDWKGVGKASYDNYIRNGLMMQLVRLEPGADIEESHMRNRQWVSAWVYEKGKNDNVIEKITRNGKTYFNITDYDKLHDLFGQLLRETQRIKSEGDYNAAQKLVENYGVKVDQTIHKEVLARNAQYKEAPYRGFVNPYITPVKNSAGNVTDYVLQYPETFAEQMLRYSKEYSFLPDQN, from the coding sequence ATGAACAGAACCAAAATAACGCTGCTCGCACTGGCTGCTACGCTGGTATTATCCTGCACGGCACAACAGAATGCCGCCGCTGAAAGCGCACCTCAGGAACAGAGCACCCCAAAGGGACAGAACAGCATTGACCGTTTTGCAGACATTGAAGTTTTGCGGTACGACGTGCCAAGCTGGAATGATCTGACTTTAAAAGAAAAAGAATACGTGTACTACCTGAGCCAGGCCGGTTACGCAGGCCGCGATATCATCTGGGACCAGAACTATAAAAACAACCTGACCATCCGCCGGGCCCTGGAAAAGGTTTATCAGAATTACAAGGGCGACAAAACCACACAGGACTGGCAGAACTTTGAGATTTATCTTAAACGCATCTGGTTCGCGAACGGTATTCACCACCACTACTCCAACGACAAGATGAAGCCGGCATTTTCCCGCGTCTATCTGGATCAACTTTTAAAAGAGACCAATACTACGCTGAATACAGCCGTGGCTGATGTACTCTTTAATGATAAAGACAGCAAAAAAGTGAACCTGGACCTCAGCAAAGGACTATTGGAAGGTTCAGCCGTTAATTTCTACGGTGACGGCATCAGCGCTGATGAAGCAGACCGCTTTTACTCCAATATGAAAAGCAAGGATCCGCAACGGCCGCTTTCAACAGGACTCAACTCCAAACTCGTTAAAGAAAACGGTAAGCTGACCGAGAAGGTGTGGAAAAGCGGCGGCATGTACGGCGCGGCCATCGACCAGATCACGGGCTGGCTTGAAAAAGCAAAAGGCGCGGCTGAAAACCAGAAGCAGGCAAATGCATTAGACCTGCTCATTAAATATTACAAAAGCGGCGACCTTAAAACCTGGGACGATTACAACGTAGCCTGGGTGGATGCCACTGAAGGGAACATTGACTATATCAACGGTTTCATCGAAGTGTACAGCGACCCCATGGGGCACAAAGGCTCTTATGAAAGCGTGGTACAGATAAAGGATTTCGACATGTCCAAAAAGATGGAAGTCCTTTCAAAGCAGGCGCAGTGGTTTGAAGACAACTCTCCGCTCATGCCACAACATAAGAAGAAAAATGTGGTAGGCGTCAGCTATAAGACGGTAATTGTAGCCTCGGAATCCGGTGATGCATCACCAAGCACGGCCATCGGTGTGAACCTTCCGAATGCGGACTGGATCCGCGCTGAACACGGTTCAAAATCCGTTTCACTCGGAAATATCATCGACGCGTATGATAAAGCAGCCGGTTCCGGACGTCTTAAGGAATTCGTGAATGATGACGAAGAACTGCGCCTCGCACAGAAGTATGGCGAACTTTCCAGCAAACTGCACACTGCCCTTCACGAGGTAGTGGGCCACGCTTCAGGTCAGCTCAATCCGGGTGTGGGAACGCCTAAAGAGACGCTGAAAAGCTACGCATCAACACTGGAAGAAGGCCGTGCTGACCTTGTAGGACTCTACTTCCTTTACAATCCAAAACTTCAGGAACTCGGACTCACGGATGACTGGAAAGGCGTGGGCAAAGCTTCTTATGACAATTATATCCGCAACGGGCTTATGATGCAACTGGTACGTCTGGAACCGGGAGCTGACATTGAAGAATCGCATATGCGGAACCGCCAGTGGGTGAGCGCATGGGTTTATGAAAAGGGGAAAAATGACAATGTGATTGAAAAAATTACACGAAACGGCAAGACCTATTTCAATATTACCGACTACGATAAACTGCACGATCTGTTCGGCCAGTTGCTGCGTGAGACACAGCGCATTAAATCGGAAGGCGATTACAATGCCGCCCAGAAGCTTGTTGAAAATTACGGTGTTAAAGTAGATCAGACCATCCACAAAGAAGTGCTGGCGCGCAACGCGCAGTATAAGGAGGCGCCGTACCGCGGTTTTGTGAATCCTTATATTACACCGGTTAAAAACAGCGCCGGCAATGTAACTGATTATGTGTTGCAATATCCGGAAACCTTTGCGGAGCAGATGCTGCGCTATTCTAAAGAGTACAGTTTCCTGCCGGACCAGAATTAA
- a CDS encoding DNA-3-methyladenine glycosylase, with the protein MAKRIPNSYFQKHSAVHLAQALLGKTLVRKFPDGRELRAQITETEAYFGSDDLASHASKGRTPRTELMFGEGGLVYVYLIYGRYWLLNIVTGKAGQPEAVLIRGLSTVSGPGRIGNLLELDKSFYGEDLATSERLWIEDTVMEGRVSAGPRIGVDYAGEIWKNMPWRFVLEPGIS; encoded by the coding sequence ATGGCTAAACGCATTCCTAACTCCTATTTTCAAAAACATAGTGCAGTACATCTGGCACAGGCCCTCCTGGGTAAAACCCTGGTCCGTAAATTTCCGGACGGGCGCGAACTGCGTGCGCAGATCACGGAAACCGAAGCTTATTTCGGCAGCGACGATCTGGCAAGTCATGCCAGCAAAGGCCGGACCCCGCGCACGGAATTGATGTTTGGGGAAGGCGGCTTAGTCTATGTTTACCTGATATACGGGCGCTACTGGCTGCTGAACATCGTCACCGGAAAGGCCGGGCAGCCTGAAGCGGTGCTTATCCGCGGTCTTAGTACTGTAAGCGGACCGGGGCGAATCGGCAATCTGCTGGAACTCGATAAAAGCTTTTATGGCGAAGACCTGGCCACTTCGGAACGGCTGTGGATCGAAGACACTGTGATGGAAGGGCGTGTGAGCGCAGGTCCCCGTATCGGGGTAGATTATGCCGGTGAGATCTGGAAGAATATGCCGTGGCGGTTTGTGCTGGAGCCGGGAATTAGCTGA